A portion of the bacterium genome contains these proteins:
- a CDS encoding sigma-54-dependent Fis family transcriptional regulator: MSPRVLIIDDERNIRRTFAMVLTAEGFTVDVAESGEDGLERCQAERPDVAVIDVRLPGMDGIEVLRRLREHDTELPVIMISGHGTIATAVEATRHGAFDFIEKPLSKERLLVAIRNALDRRDLGREVRALRDKVKRRALMVGESMPVQAIREQVRRVGPTGARVLITGESGTGKELVARAVHDASDRRAKPFVKVNCAAIPEELIESELFGAVKGAYTGATQTRDGKFLQADGGTLFLDEIGDMSLKAQAKVLRALQEGEIERVGGNETHKVDVRVVAATNKDLAAEVAAGRFREDLYFRLNVVPVHMPPLRERPGDITLLAEHFLAAYLDENGLPQRRLSDSALLALQRLPWPGNIRELGNAVERLAILSSGAVISPDDLAACGVGVATATPARAEAPFTATATGRPDLAAVRAAGGLAAARQQFEKSLIVAALKQADGNVSGASRLLGLDRTNLHKKIQQYGLGSGRGGEE; encoded by the coding sequence GTGAGTCCCAGGGTCCTGATCATCGATGATGAGCGGAACATCCGCCGCACGTTTGCCATGGTGCTGACTGCCGAGGGGTTCACAGTCGACGTGGCCGAGAGCGGCGAGGACGGCCTCGAGCGCTGCCAGGCCGAGCGTCCCGATGTGGCGGTGATCGACGTGCGGCTGCCGGGCATGGACGGCATCGAGGTGCTGCGGCGGCTGCGCGAGCACGACACCGAGCTGCCGGTGATCATGATCAGCGGCCACGGGACCATTGCCACCGCGGTCGAGGCCACGCGCCACGGCGCCTTCGACTTCATCGAGAAGCCGCTCAGCAAGGAGCGCCTGCTCGTCGCCATCCGCAATGCGCTGGACCGCCGCGACCTGGGTCGCGAGGTGCGTGCGCTGCGCGACAAGGTGAAGAGGCGCGCGCTGATGGTGGGCGAATCCATGCCCGTGCAGGCGATCCGCGAGCAGGTGCGGCGCGTGGGGCCTACCGGCGCGCGCGTGCTGATCACCGGCGAGAGCGGCACCGGCAAGGAACTGGTGGCGCGCGCGGTGCACGATGCCAGCGATCGTCGCGCCAAGCCCTTTGTGAAGGTCAATTGCGCGGCCATCCCCGAGGAGCTGATCGAGAGCGAGCTGTTCGGGGCGGTGAAGGGCGCCTACACCGGCGCCACCCAGACCCGCGACGGCAAGTTCCTGCAGGCCGACGGCGGCACGCTGTTCCTGGACGAGATCGGCGACATGTCGCTCAAGGCGCAGGCCAAGGTGCTGCGCGCATTGCAGGAGGGCGAGATCGAGCGCGTGGGCGGCAACGAGACCCACAAGGTCGACGTGCGCGTGGTGGCCGCCACCAACAAGGACCTGGCTGCCGAGGTGGCGGCCGGCCGCTTCCGCGAGGACCTCTACTTCCGCCTCAACGTGGTGCCGGTGCACATGCCGCCGCTGCGCGAACGGCCGGGCGACATTACCCTGTTGGCCGAGCACTTCCTGGCCGCGTACCTGGACGAGAACGGGCTGCCGCAGCGCCGCCTGTCGGACAGCGCGCTGCTCGCGCTCCAGCGGTTGCCATGGCCGGGCAACATCCGCGAGCTGGGCAACGCCGTCGAGCGCCTGGCCATCCTCAGCAGCGGCGCGGTCATCTCCCCCGACGACCTGGCTGCCTGCGGCGTGGGCGTGGCGACGGCAACTCCGGCGCGTGCCGAGGCGCCCTTCACGGCCACGGCGACGGGCCGGCCCGACCTGGCCGCGGTGCGCGCCGCCGGCGGCCTGGCCGCGGCACGCCAGCAGTTCGAGAAGAGCCTCATCGTTGCGGCCCTGAAGCAGGCCGATGGCAACGTCTCGGGCGCCTCGCGCCTGCTCGGCCTGGACCGCACGAACCTGCACAAGAAGATCCAGCAGTACGGACTGGGCTCCGGGCGCGGGGGTGAGGAATGA
- a CDS encoding TonB-dependent receptor encodes MSPGLPPLLTLACLLALACPLAAGSVAWSQPTALPDQRVNLAGQVLERSTQAPIGGAMVKLALVAPDTASLPMSWSAYFGQLGRLEGQYADEEGLVTYTDSTGTFRFRALPPGQVSVTFPNAGYAPFEATETIRPDELVQLTVRLRRRQYDAQEVVVYGRRPELETSRQSLARHEVERLPGTGGDVIRSVQALPGVARPTMSDPGAVIVRGSGNFDTRFLLDGIDIPLLFHFGGVKSTYNSLSLGSVDLYPGGFGPRYGGCVGGLVELKGRVARDDHWHTTIEAGLLDASFHTEGPLGRGFGLTLTARRSFIGEVAEAALKDNDDVQLAVAPFYADALARLDWQAHPDHRFFLTYFGASDRLALVTPDNSAGSPEVSEATDEVQLDLAFSRFILGYDGQLGERVRNELRASAGRDRNSGHLLGAFRFDGRGPIYNLRNDLAVTWRPDVVSHVGADLIYSTYDYAVKVAGYPESALADKEFSDLGAYASVELRPLANLLVTPGVRYDYYHHLDKSRLGLRTSVRWDYREGRVLTASAGAYNQAPRPIGQSTDPIYGNPDLPPTTARHLTLGHEWQLGANTSLKAEGYHNTQDDVPAYADINDVNFLPDAQARMYGLEFMLRHEVKGRFSGWLAYSIGRSERRFARDPGTGDSWSPDSWLPHDIDQTHHLEATGTWELGRNWSFGSRLQFVSGVPVTPLLSYTSGQFEFDADTGNYVPVEGPYLSDRVEPYMRVDLRVDRKFVRRSTVWSLFLDLQNANYFVYNSPEGYTYNYDYSRRSSYGWIFLPSLGARVEF; translated from the coding sequence GTGAGTCCTGGCCTCCCACCCCTGCTGACGCTGGCCTGCCTGTTGGCACTGGCTTGCCCGTTGGCGGCGGGCTCCGTTGCCTGGTCGCAGCCCACGGCCCTGCCCGACCAGCGCGTGAACCTGGCCGGCCAGGTGCTGGAACGGAGCACCCAGGCGCCGATCGGCGGCGCCATGGTCAAGCTGGCCCTCGTCGCCCCCGACACCGCTTCGTTGCCGATGTCCTGGTCCGCGTATTTCGGCCAGCTCGGCCGGCTCGAGGGCCAGTACGCGGATGAAGAGGGCCTGGTCACCTATACCGACTCGACCGGGACCTTCCGCTTCCGCGCCCTGCCGCCCGGGCAGGTGTCCGTCACGTTCCCGAACGCGGGCTATGCCCCGTTCGAGGCGACCGAGACGATCCGGCCCGACGAACTCGTGCAGCTCACGGTTCGCCTGCGCCGGCGGCAGTACGACGCGCAGGAAGTCGTGGTCTACGGCCGCCGGCCCGAACTGGAGACGTCGCGGCAATCGCTCGCCAGGCACGAGGTGGAACGGCTTCCCGGCACCGGCGGCGACGTGATCCGCAGCGTGCAGGCGCTGCCCGGCGTCGCGCGGCCGACGATGTCCGACCCGGGCGCCGTCATCGTGCGCGGCAGCGGCAACTTCGATACGCGGTTCCTGCTCGACGGCATCGACATCCCCCTGCTGTTCCACTTCGGGGGCGTGAAGTCGACGTACAACTCGCTCAGCCTGGGCTCGGTGGACCTGTATCCCGGCGGGTTCGGGCCGCGCTACGGCGGCTGCGTCGGCGGCCTGGTCGAACTGAAGGGCCGCGTTGCCCGTGACGACCACTGGCACACGACGATCGAGGCCGGCCTGCTCGACGCCAGCTTTCATACGGAAGGGCCGCTGGGCCGCGGCTTCGGCCTCACCCTGACCGCGCGGCGCAGCTTCATCGGTGAGGTAGCCGAGGCCGCCCTGAAGGACAACGACGACGTGCAGCTGGCGGTGGCACCTTTCTACGCCGACGCGCTGGCGCGCCTGGACTGGCAGGCCCACCCGGACCACCGCTTCTTCCTGACGTACTTCGGCGCCAGCGACCGCCTGGCGCTCGTTACGCCCGACAACAGCGCCGGCAGCCCGGAAGTCTCCGAGGCCACCGACGAGGTGCAGCTGGACCTGGCCTTCAGCCGCTTCATCCTCGGTTACGACGGGCAACTGGGCGAGCGCGTGCGCAACGAACTGCGCGCCTCGGCCGGTCGCGACCGCAACTCGGGCCACCTGCTGGGCGCCTTCCGCTTCGACGGGCGCGGCCCCATCTACAACCTGCGCAACGACCTCGCCGTGACCTGGCGTCCGGACGTGGTCTCGCACGTGGGCGCCGACCTGATCTACAGCACGTACGACTACGCCGTGAAGGTCGCGGGCTACCCGGAGTCGGCGCTGGCCGACAAGGAGTTCTCGGACCTGGGAGCCTACGCGAGCGTTGAGCTGCGTCCGCTCGCAAACCTGCTGGTGACGCCGGGCGTTCGCTACGACTACTACCACCATCTCGACAAGAGCCGCCTCGGCCTGCGCACGTCGGTGCGCTGGGATTACCGCGAAGGGCGCGTGCTCACCGCCTCGGCGGGCGCCTACAACCAGGCGCCGCGGCCGATCGGGCAGTCGACCGACCCGATCTACGGCAACCCCGACCTGCCGCCCACCACGGCGCGGCACCTGACGCTGGGCCACGAGTGGCAGCTGGGCGCGAATACGTCGCTCAAGGCCGAGGGATACCACAACACACAGGACGACGTGCCGGCCTACGCCGACATCAACGACGTGAACTTCCTGCCCGACGCGCAGGCGCGCATGTACGGCCTGGAGTTCATGCTGCGGCACGAAGTGAAGGGCCGCTTCTCCGGCTGGCTGGCCTACAGCATCGGCCGCAGCGAGCGGCGCTTTGCCCGCGATCCCGGCACCGGCGACTCGTGGTCGCCCGACTCGTGGCTGCCGCACGACATTGACCAGACCCACCATCTCGAAGCCACCGGGACCTGGGAACTGGGGCGCAACTGGTCGTTCGGTTCGCGGCTGCAGTTCGTTTCCGGCGTGCCGGTAACGCCGCTGCTCAGCTACACCAGCGGGCAGTTCGAATTCGACGCCGACACCGGCAACTACGTGCCGGTCGAAGGACCGTACCTGTCGGACCGCGTGGAGCCGTACATGCGGGTCGACCTGCGCGTCGACCGCAAGTTCGTGCGGCGCAGCACGGTCTGGTCGCTGTTCCTGGACCTGCAGAACGCGAACTACTTCGTCTACAACAGCCCCGAGGGCTACACCTACAACTACGACTACTCACGGCGCTCGTCGTACGGCTGGATCTTCCTGCCGTCGCTCGGCGCGCGCGTGGAATTCTAG
- a CDS encoding HAMP domain-containing protein, with the protein MKRISTRLAISFLLVALLPTLPLSLVVRDLLERRFGPAIADPLELALEAGLDESRSHLQELREGLARRAVAAAASADAGAVLMLDQAGAVQPADSLTAFAAARPGLLDPFDPADDPQNAAAADTLPVRRRGDALVARVPGPDGSATVVVQALPAGMVQRAGDLTGGVTVLRAVRAEEGRVVRSFVGPFLLVYGALILVALVAGLLWSRQMVRPLEMLVGATRRVAGGDLEFRLERQGPGEVGELVASFDEMVARLAEQRRDLARLERVAAWRGMARTLAHEVKNPLTPILLAITQVRDAYKGDDATYRALLTEAVDITGEEVESLRRLVKAFGDFARLPRPELREGDLVALLLDLEQLYGSSRLELGGTAAPVVGWFDYDALRRALINLIDNGLAACRQQREPERVSLVLERLQVGARLVVSDRGAGIAPQNLARIFEPDFTTKSDGMGLGLAIVENIIIGHGGVISVRSEPGHGAAFTVDLPLTAAVAATSATEDGAA; encoded by the coding sequence ATGAAGCGCATTAGCACGCGCCTGGCGATCTCGTTCCTGCTGGTCGCCCTGCTGCCCACGCTGCCGCTGTCGCTGGTGGTGCGCGACCTGCTCGAGCGGCGCTTCGGTCCGGCCATCGCCGACCCGCTCGAGCTTGCGCTCGAAGCCGGCCTCGACGAAAGCCGCAGCCACCTGCAGGAACTGCGCGAGGGGCTCGCGCGTCGCGCCGTCGCCGCGGCTGCTTCCGCCGATGCCGGCGCCGTGCTGATGCTCGACCAGGCAGGCGCCGTGCAGCCCGCCGATTCGCTGACCGCGTTCGCCGCGGCGCGGCCGGGGCTCCTTGACCCGTTCGATCCCGCGGACGACCCGCAGAACGCCGCCGCCGCCGACACGCTGCCGGTGCGCCGCCGCGGCGACGCCCTCGTGGCGCGCGTGCCCGGGCCCGATGGCTCTGCCACCGTGGTCGTGCAGGCGCTGCCCGCCGGCATGGTGCAGCGCGCGGGCGACCTGACCGGCGGCGTGACCGTGCTGCGCGCCGTGCGCGCCGAGGAGGGCCGCGTGGTCCGCAGTTTCGTCGGCCCGTTCCTGCTCGTGTACGGCGCCCTCATCCTCGTGGCGCTGGTGGCCGGCCTGCTCTGGTCGCGGCAGATGGTGCGTCCGCTGGAGATGCTGGTCGGCGCCACGCGGCGCGTTGCCGGCGGCGACCTCGAGTTCCGCCTGGAGCGGCAGGGGCCCGGCGAGGTCGGCGAACTGGTGGCGAGCTTCGACGAGATGGTCGCGCGCCTGGCCGAGCAGCGGCGCGACCTGGCCCGCCTCGAGCGCGTGGCCGCCTGGCGCGGCATGGCGCGCACGCTGGCGCACGAAGTGAAGAACCCGCTCACGCCGATCCTGCTGGCGATCACGCAGGTGCGCGACGCCTACAAGGGCGACGACGCGACCTATCGCGCACTGCTCACCGAGGCTGTCGACATCACCGGCGAGGAGGTCGAAAGCCTGCGCCGCCTGGTGAAGGCCTTCGGCGACTTCGCGCGGTTGCCGCGCCCCGAACTGCGCGAGGGCGACCTGGTCGCGCTGCTGCTCGACCTGGAGCAGCTCTACGGCTCGTCGCGCCTGGAGCTGGGCGGCACGGCCGCGCCGGTGGTCGGCTGGTTCGATTACGATGCGCTGCGGCGCGCGCTGATCAACCTCATCGACAACGGGCTGGCGGCGTGCCGGCAGCAGCGCGAGCCCGAGCGCGTCTCATTGGTCCTCGAGCGGTTGCAGGTCGGCGCCCGCCTGGTGGTCAGCGACCGCGGGGCCGGCATCGCCCCGCAGAACCTGGCGCGCATCTTCGAGCCCGACTTCACCACCAAGAGCGACGGCATGGGCCTCGGCCTGGCCATCGTCGAGAACATCATCATCGGCCACGGCGGCGTCATCTCGGTGCGCAGCGAGCCCGGTCACGGCGCCGCATTCACCGTCGACCTGCCGTTGACGGCCGCCGTTGCCGCCACATCCGCCACCGAGGACGGTGCCGCGTGA